The proteins below come from a single Aegilops tauschii subsp. strangulata cultivar AL8/78 chromosome 6, Aet v6.0, whole genome shotgun sequence genomic window:
- the LOC141025434 gene encoding agamous-like MADS-box protein AGL80 — MARKKVTLKYIANDPTRARFRKRLGSLMKKATELATMCDVKTCVVVYGEGEAEPKVFPSHAEAVDILNKFKSMPELGHCKKTMDQEALLNQRIAKLRDQVDKARRQWQDSEIRYLLYNIMHGNHPGLVDLSAEELACVGWKVDELLKSLGERMAKNHVQAPPPAPCVSTHSINMGSPSQYLASPQQEEGWLDMVSSGGDVGTLVYGGNASHDGAGFSGGDMMMQMQSSDLGFSSSPFPPM, encoded by the exons ATGGCTCGCAAGAAGGTGACCCTCAAGTACATCGCCAACGACCCCACCCGCGCTAGGTTCAGGAAGCGTCTCGGGAGCCTGATGAAAAAGGCGACCGAGCTGGCCACC ATGTGCGATGTCAAGACCTGCGTGGTGGTGTACGGCGAGGGCGAGGCGGAGCCTAAGGTGTTCCCTTCCCACGCCGAGGCGGTGGATATCCTGAATAAATTCAAGAGCATGCCGGAGCTGGGGCATTGCAAGAAGACGATGGACCAGGAGGCACTCCTCAACCAGCGCATCGCCAAGCTCCGGGACCAGGTCGACAAGGCTCGCCGCCAGTGGCAGGACAGCGAGATCAGGTACCTCCTTTACAACATCATGCACGGCAACCACCCAGGCCTTGTTGACCTCAGCGCTGAGGAGCTCGCCTGCGTTGGTTGGAAGGTGGACGAGCTCCTCAAGAGCCTCGGCGAACGCATGGCAAAAAACCATGTCCAGGCGCCGCCGCCAGCTCCATGCGTCAGCACCCACAGCATCAACATGGGGTCTCCCTCGCAGTATCTGGCGTCACCGCAGCAGGAGGAAGGCTGGCTTGACATGGTGAGCTCCGGTGGGGACGTCGGCACCCTGGTCTACGGTGGCAACGCCAGCCACGATGGCGCCGGCTTCTCCGGCGGTGATATGATGATGCAGATGCAGTCCTCCGATCTGGGGTTCAGTTCGAGTCCTTTCCCACCCATGTAA